From the genome of Methanobacterium formicicum, one region includes:
- a CDS encoding PAS domain S-box protein, with protein sequence MSLFLASLLLLTELITPVDVFVQEVLRAIILVSVSVITVFISEKIEKTQIKLAISEEKYRNIVETTHEGIVVGDIQGTILYVNQRMCELLGYEREEMENHNIFEFTPEDERDILVETRKKVAEGERIAFYPEFRRKDGSKLWTLAQASPLYDDQGQYMANLYMHSDITELKKARKALEVSYAQLENKVEERTRELNESEEKYRKLFEKNPDYNILFDTNGVIREVNEATVKMMGLSKDEIVGKKFTELESIPPENVSSILGELFRILEGKEIKPFESKFIDGNGDIHYIIIHAIPFLEKGKVERILGIGADITQLKKAENKILSSLSEKEALLREIHHRVNNNMQIISSLLNLQTLYVHEEETKEVLQDSQRRVKSMAMVHEKLYRAGDLSHIKFKEYTEKLVSDIFSTYNRRTGDIKFILNMDEIELNMETAIPLGLIINELVTNSLKFAFPENEGSITIELENNNGQFVLTVADDGIGLPPDFDLNKTHSLGLRLVNSLVIQLDGEISMDSSQGAEYKITFRELDYSGRF encoded by the coding sequence GTGTCATTATTTTTGGCATCACTCTTACTCCTTACTGAGTTAATTACTCCTGTAGATGTGTTTGTTCAGGAAGTGTTAAGAGCCATTATCTTGGTTTCAGTCAGTGTGATAACGGTGTTCATAAGTGAAAAAATAGAGAAAACACAGATTAAACTCGCCATCAGTGAAGAAAAATACCGTAACATAGTAGAAACCACACATGAGGGCATAGTAGTTGGAGATATCCAGGGAACTATCCTTTATGTTAATCAGAGAATGTGTGAATTGTTGGGGTATGAAAGAGAGGAGATGGAAAATCATAATATTTTTGAATTTACACCGGAAGATGAAAGAGATATTCTGGTTGAGACCAGAAAAAAAGTAGCCGAAGGCGAAAGGATTGCTTTTTACCCGGAATTCCGTAGGAAAGATGGTTCTAAACTGTGGACATTAGCCCAGGCCTCTCCATTATATGATGATCAGGGCCAGTACATGGCCAATCTTTACATGCACAGTGACATCACCGAACTTAAAAAAGCCAGAAAGGCACTGGAAGTATCCTATGCTCAGTTGGAAAACAAGGTGGAGGAACGTACCCGGGAATTAAATGAAAGTGAAGAGAAATACCGAAAACTTTTTGAAAAAAACCCTGATTACAACATACTTTTTGATACGAATGGCGTAATTAGGGAAGTAAATGAGGCCACAGTTAAGATGATGGGGTTGTCAAAAGATGAAATAGTGGGTAAAAAATTCACAGAATTGGAATCAATACCTCCCGAGAATGTGTCCTCTATTTTGGGGGAATTGTTCCGCATACTGGAAGGAAAAGAGATTAAACCATTTGAATCTAAATTTATAGACGGAAATGGTGATATACATTATATTATAATCCACGCCATACCCTTCCTGGAGAAGGGGAAGGTTGAACGTATACTGGGAATAGGTGCAGATATCACTCAACTAAAAAAAGCAGAAAACAAGATACTATCATCTTTAAGTGAAAAGGAAGCCCTGTTAAGGGAAATTCACCACCGAGTGAATAACAACATGCAGATCATCTCCAGTTTGCTCAACCTCCAGACCCTCTACGTCCATGAGGAGGAAACTAAAGAAGTTCTCCAGGACAGTCAAAGGCGAGTTAAATCCATGGCCATGGTCCACGAAAAACTGTACCGGGCTGGTGATCTTAGTCACATCAAATTTAAAGAATACACCGAGAAGCTTGTTTCGGACATTTTCAGTACGTACAACCGTAGAACTGGTGATATAAAGTTTATTTTAAACATGGATGAAATTGAATTGAATATGGAGACAGCCATACCCTTAGGTCTCATAATTAACGAACTGGTGACCAACAGCCTTAAATTCGCCTTTCCAGAGAACGAAGGTTCAATAACCATTGAGCTTGAAAACAATAATGGCCAATTCGTTTTAACTGTTGCTGATGATGGGATAGGTTTGCCCCCAGATTTTGATTTGAACAAAACACACTCTCTTGGCTTGCGATTAGTTAACAGTTTGGTAATCCAGCTGGATGGTGAAATAAGCATGGATTCCAGTCAGGGGGCAGAATATAAAATCACTTTCCGTGAATTGGATTACAGTGGAAGGTTTTAA